The following coding sequences are from one Lolium rigidum isolate FL_2022 chromosome 6, APGP_CSIRO_Lrig_0.1, whole genome shotgun sequence window:
- the LOC124659539 gene encoding UDP-glucuronate:xylan alpha-glucuronosyltransferase 1-like: protein MGSLEARYRPAGAADDTAKRRTQKSKSFKEVEKFDVFVLEKSSGCKFRSLQLLLFAIMSAAFLTLLYTPSVYEHQLQSNSRFVNVGWIWDKTIPDPRYVSSMDVQWEDVYKTIENLNGGELKLKVGLLNFNSTEFGSWTQLLPESEFSIIRLEHAKESITWQTLYPEWIDEEEESDIPSCPSLPEPNFPRGTHFDVIAVKLPCTRVGGWSRDVARLHLQLSAAKLAVTAARGNRGVHVMFVTDCFPLPNLFSCKNLKKHEGNAWLYKPDLKALKEKLRLPIGSCELAVPLKAKSRLYSVDRRREAYATILHSASEYVCGAIAAAQSIRQAGSTRDFVILVDSTISDHHRKGLEAAGWKVRIIERIRNPKAERDAYNEWNYSKFRLWQLTDYDKIIFIDADLLILRNIDFLFAMPEITATGNNATLFNSGVMVIEPSNCTFQLLMNHINEITSYNGGDQGYLNEIFTWWHRIPKHMNFLKHFWEGDEDVVKAKKTQLFGADPPILYVLHYLGRKPWLCFRDYDCNWNVPILREFASDVAHTRWWKVHDKMPKKLQSYCLLRSRLKAGLEWERRQAEKANFIDGHFKRNITDKRLKICFEKFCFWESMLWHWGEAPNSTKKASTTQALPSTAKLSSS, encoded by the exons ATGGGTTCCCTGGAGGCGCGGTACCGGCCGGCCGGAGCAGc TGATGACACAGCTAAAAGAAGGACCCAGAAAAGCAAAAGTTTCAAAGAGGTTGAAAAGTTTGATGTATTTGTCCTAGAGAAAAGCTCCGGCTGCAAGTTCAGATCCTTACAACTTCTGCTCTTCGCTATCATGTCTGCTGCATTTCTGACACTCCTATACACTCCATCTGTGTATGAGCATCAGTTACAGTCCAACTCTCG TTTTGTCAATGTTGGATGGATATGGGATAAGACTATCCCTGATCCACGATATGTATCTTCTATGGATGTCCAGTGGGAGGATGTGTATAAAACTATCGAAAATCTGAATGGTGGTGAGCTGAAGCTCAAGGTCGGACTCTTAAATTTTAACAGCACTGAGTTCGGTTCTTGGACACAGTTGCTCCCAGAAAGCGAGTTCTCCATCATAAGGCTGGAACATGCTAAGGAAAGTATTACCTGGCAGACTCTCTATCCTGAGTGgattgatgaggaggaagaatcaGATATTCCATCTTGTCCATCGCTTCCAGAGCCTAATTTTCCAAGAGGCACACACTTTGATGTTATTGCTGTGAAGCTTCCCTGTACCCGAGTTGGGGGGTGGTCAAGAGATGTTGCGCGGTTGCATTTGCAGTTGTCAGCGGCAAAATTGGCCGTGACTGCAGCAAGAGGCAATCGTGGGGTACATGTGATGTTTGTGACTGATTGCTTCCCTCTTCCGAACCTCTTCTCGTGCAAGAATCTGAAGAAGCATGAAGGCAATGCTTGGCTATACAAGCCTGACTTGAAGGCATTAAAGGAGAAGCTTAGACTTCCTATTGGATCCTGTGAGCTTGCTGTTCCACTCAAAGCAAAAT CAAGGCTTTACTCGGTAGACAGACGCAGAGAAGCATACGCTACCATACTACATTCAGCAAGTGAGTATGTCTGCGGTGCAATCGCAGCAGCTCAGAGCATTCGTCAAGCAGGATCAACAAGGGACTTTGTTATCCTTGTCGATTCCACCATAAGTGACCACCACCGGAAGGGCCTGGAAGCTGCAGGGTGGAAGGTCAGAATCATCGAGAGGATCCGGAACCCAAAGGCTGAGCGTGATGCTTACAACGAGTGGAACTACAGCAAGTTCCGGCTCTGGCAGCTCACTGATTATGACAAGATCATATTCATAGACGCCGATCTCCTCATCCTGAGAAACATTGATTTCCTGTTTGCGATGCCGGAGATCACTGCAACCGGCAACAATGCAACACTATTCAACTCCGGCGTCATGGTTATCGAGCCTTCAAACTGCACGTTCCAGCTGCTGATGAACCACATCAACGAGATCACATCCTACAACGGCGGCGACCAGGGTTACCTGAACGAGATATTCACGTGGTGGCACCGGATCCCGAAGCACATGAACTTCCTGAAGCATTTCTGGGAGGGTGATGAAGACGTGGTGAAGGCGAAGAAGACGCAGCTGTTCGGCGCCGACCCACCGATCCTATACGTGCTTCACTACCTGGGCCGCAAGCCGTGGCTGTGCTTCCGGGACTATGACTGCAACTGGAACGTCCCAATACTGCGGGAGTTTGCCAGCGATGTCGCGCACACCCGGTGGTGGAAGGTGCACGACAAGATGCCCAAGAAGCTGCAGAGCTACTGCCTGCTGAGGTCGAGGCTGAAGGCCGGGCTGGAGTGGGAGCGGCGGCAGGCCGAGAAGGCCAACTTCATCGACGGGCACTTTAAGCGGAACATCACCGACAAGAGGCTCAAGATCTGCTTCGAGAAGTTCTGCTTCTGGGAGAGCATGCTGTGGCATTGGGGTGAGGCCCCCAACTCGACGAAGAAAGCCTCGACGACACAGGCGCTGCCTAGTACCGCGAAGCTGTCGAGCTCGTGA